A genomic window from Maylandia zebra isolate NMK-2024a linkage group LG20, Mzebra_GT3a, whole genome shotgun sequence includes:
- the ada gene encoding adenosine deaminase: MADRSSEQVVFSKPKVELHVHLDGAIRVQTIMDVAKRRGKTLPVNTVEEMKKKIIVEEPGTLTSFLEKFNEYMHVIAGDREAIKRIAREFVEDKAKEGVIYVEVRYSPHFLANSGVKPIPWNQEEGDLSPDEVVRLVNEGLSEGEREFKIKARSILCCMRHMPSWSKDVVELCKKYKDEGVVAIDLAGDESLNCEANPEHMEAYEEAVRCGIHRTVHAGEVGPASVVKEAVEVLKAERVGHGYRTLEDDDLYKKLLAQNMHFETCPISSKLTGACNADFTTHPVITFMKDKANYSLNTDDPLIFNSNLHHDYQTAHQHMGFTEEEFKRLNICSAQSSFLPAKEKEELLKTLNEAYEMIQSTAF, translated from the exons ATGGCCGATCGCTCATCTGAACAAGTAGTATTCAGCAAGCCGAAG GTTGAGCTGCATGTGCACCTGGATGGAGCCATCAGGGTGCAGACCATTATGGATGTTGCCAA GAGGCGTGGTAAAACTCTGCCTGTGAATACTGTGGaggagatgaagaagaagatcaTTGTTGAAGAGCCTGGCACCCTCACTAGTTTCTTGGAAAAGTTCAACGAGTATATGCACGTAATTGC TGGAGACCGAGAGGCCATTAAAAGGATAGCCCGTGAGTTTGTtgaagacaaagccaaagaAGGAGTGATTTATGTTGAAGTTAGATACAGCCCACATTTTCTAGCTAACAGTGGAGTGAAGCCAATTCCATGGAACCAGGAAGA GGGCGACCTGAGCCCAGATGAGGTGGTGAGACTGGTTAACGAGGGCCTCAGCGAGGGGGAGAGAGAGTTCAAAATCAAAGCCAGGTCCATTCTATGCTGCATGCGCCACATGCCAA GCTGGTCAAAGGATGTTGTGGAGCTGTGTAAGAAATATAAGGATGAGGGAGTGGTTGCCATTGATTTGGCAGGTGATGAGTCTCTCAACTGTGAAGCCAATCCTGAACACATGGAGGCCTATGAG GAAGCAGTACGCTGTGGGATCCACAGGACAGTTCATGCTGGCGAGGTGGGGCCGGCCTCTGTGGTGAAGGAG GCTGTGGAAGTGCTGAAAGCTGAACGTGTTGGACACGGTTACCGCACTCTGGAGGACGACGACCTGTACAAAAAACTGCTGGCTCAAAACATGCACTTTGAG ACGTGTCCTATTTCGAGTAAGCTAACAGGTGCCTGCAACGCAGACTTCACCACACACCCCGTCATCAC GTTCATGAAAGACAAAGCTAACTACTCTCTGAACACAGATGACCCTCTGATCTTTAACTCCAACCTGCATCACGACTACCAGACAGCACACCAACACATGGGATTCACCGAGGAGGAATTCAAACGACTG AACATTTGCTCTGCACAGTCAAGCTTTCTACCTGCCAAGGAAAAGGAAGAGCTGCTTAAAACACTCAATGAGGCCTATGAGATGATCCAGAGCACTGCCTTTTAA